One window from the genome of Salvia splendens isolate huo1 chromosome 9, SspV2, whole genome shotgun sequence encodes:
- the LOC121748591 gene encoding folylpolyglutamate synthase-like isoform X2, translating to MLNYKNLFLRPGSIDNSSFRKKELIVPSRLAWATSCFPACPAVVDIVGSKKFHSQQISLKGFGVREVLSLAQEQMEMNTVVAENADHLHPTYETTMEALSSLITTKRRGDVQTISNKYSKLERMEMYVKILGLEEPIGRLKIIHVAGTKGKGSTCSFCEAILRESGFRTGLFTSPHLIDVRERFRLDGQDISEEKFLHYFWECWNQLKRNITDDLPMPPLFQFLTVLAFKIFACEKVDVAIIEVGLGGTRDSTNIKNPVVCGVSPLGMDHMETLGDTLEQIASHKAGILKPHVPAFTVTQPSEAMGVLQQKARDLMVPLEVVAPLDRSNLKGIELSLSGDHQFTNAGLASALCKSWLQSTGNWEKLLQHPGEEDNIPDAFLRGLQTARLSGRAEIVRDSTLSSSAMASEAENTSGDLVFYLDGAHSPESIEACARWFSSAVKGKTSKEVWGNGDVKGKISKKILLFNCMDVRDPQSLLPILVDTCASSGTHFAKAIFVPGISSYTKVTSASSIPSGIPPKDLSWQFNLQRVWENIIHGKDAVNKNLEARIPDSVPPRRFLDNDAAGCSAVVSSLPMTINWLRDCVKINPSLRIQVLVTGSLHLVGDVLKLLRR from the exons ATGCTCAACTATAAGAATCTTTTTCTGAGGCCGGGGTCGATTGACAATTCAAGCTTCCGTAAAAAAGAGCTCATCGTTCCCTCTAGACTGGCATGGGCAACTTCATGCTTCCCTGCTTGCCCGGCTGTGGTTGATATAGTAGGAAGCAAAAAGTTCCATTCTCAACAAATAAGTCTCAAAG GTTTTGGAGTGAGGGAGGTCCTGTCACTGGCTCAGGAACAGATGGAGATGAACACGGTCGTCGCAGAAAATGCAGACCACTTACATCCTACATATGAAACAACTATGGAGGCTCTTTCCTCTCTCATTACTACCAAAAGACGAGGGGATGTGCAAACAATCAGTAATAAGTATAGCAAATTAGAGAGGATGGAAATGTATGTTAAG ATTTTGGGTTTGGAAGAACCTATAGGCCGACTTAAAATCATCCATGTTGCTGGGACTAAAGGGAAG GGTTCGACATGCTCATTTTGTGAGGCAATTCTAAGAGAGAGTGGATTCAGAACTGGATTATTTACCTCGCCACACTTAATTGACGTGAGAGAAAGATTTCGTCTGGATGG GCAGGATATATCTGAAGAAAAGTTTCTCCACTACTTTTGGGAATGCTGGAACCAGCTGAAG CGGAATATCACAGATGATTTGCCTATGCCTCCACTTTTCCAGTTTCTTACTGTATTGGCCTTCAAAATTTTTGCTTGTGAAAAG GTAGATGTTGCTATCATTGAAGTTGGCCTTGGGGGTACCAGGGACTCAACAAAT ATCAAGAATCCTGTTGTCTGTGGTGTAAGTCCGCTTGGCATGGATCATATGGAAACGCTCG GAGATACGCTGGAGCAGATTGCTTCTCACAAAGCAGGAATCTTAAAG CCTCACGTGCCTGCATTCACGGTAACACAACCATCTGAAGCAATGGGTGTTCTTCAACAAAAGGCGAGGGATTTGATG GTCCCATTGGAAGTCGTTGCTCCTCTTGATCGTAGTAATTTAAAAGGGATAGAACTAAGCTTGTCTGGCGATCACCAATTCACGAATGCTGGTCTTGCCAGTGCACTTTGCAAAAGCTGGCTCCAGAGTACAGGGAATTGGGAAAAACTTCTCCAGCAT CCTGGCGAGGAAGACAACATACCCGATGCATTTCTTAGGGGTCTTCAAACAGCGCGTCTCTCTGGAAGGGCTGAGATTGTTCGTGACTCTACACTATCGTCTTCTGCAATGGCTAGCGAGGCTGAGAATACTTCAGGGGATCTCGTTTTTTACTTGGACGGTGCTCACAGTCCCGAAAGCATAGAGGCTTGTGCCAGGTGGTTTTCAAGTGCTGTAAAAGGAAAGACATCGAAAGAAGTTTGGGGCAATGGTGATGTTAAGGGAAAAATATCCAAAAAG ATTCTTCTGTTCAACTGTATGGATGTCAGAGATCCCCAAAGCCTTCTCCCGATACTTGTTGATACCTGTGCATCGTCGG GCACACATTTTGCAAAAGCCATTTTCGTTCCTGGCATCTCGTCTTACACGAAGGTGACTTCTGCCTCCTCCATTCCTTCAGGGATACCTCCCAAGGATTTATCTTGGCAGTTCAACCTTCAAAGAGTTTGGGAAAACATCATTCATGGAAAAG ATGCTGTTAACAAGAATCTTGAGGCGAGAATCCCAGATAGTGTTCCACCTCGCAGGTTCCTTGACAATGATGCAGCCGGTTGCAGTGCAGTGGTCTCTTCCCTGCCAATGACAATCAATTGGCTAAGGGACTGCGTGAAGATAAACCCGTCACTCAGAATTCAG GTTCTTGTCACGGGGTCGTTGCACCTGGTTGGGGATGTGTTGAAGCTACTTCGGAGATGA
- the LOC121748591 gene encoding folylpolyglutamate synthase-like isoform X1, whose translation MLNYKNLFLRPGSIDNSSFRKKELIVPSRLAWATSCFPACPAVVDIVGSKKFHSQQISLKGFGVREVLSLAQEQMEMNTVVAENADHLHPTYETTMEALSSLITTKRRGDVQTISNKYSKLERMEMYVKILGLEEPIGRLKIIHVAGTKGKGSTCSFCEAILRESGFRTGLFTSPHLIDVRERFRLDGQDISEEKFLHYFWECWNQLKRNITDDLPMPPLFQFLTVLAFKIFACEKVDVAIIEVGLGGTRDSTNVIKNPVVCGVSPLGMDHMETLGDTLEQIASHKAGILKPHVPAFTVTQPSEAMGVLQQKARDLMVPLEVVAPLDRSNLKGIELSLSGDHQFTNAGLASALCKSWLQSTGNWEKLLQHPGEEDNIPDAFLRGLQTARLSGRAEIVRDSTLSSSAMASEAENTSGDLVFYLDGAHSPESIEACARWFSSAVKGKTSKEVWGNGDVKGKISKKILLFNCMDVRDPQSLLPILVDTCASSGTHFAKAIFVPGISSYTKVTSASSIPSGIPPKDLSWQFNLQRVWENIIHGKDAVNKNLEARIPDSVPPRRFLDNDAAGCSAVVSSLPMTINWLRDCVKINPSLRIQVLVTGSLHLVGDVLKLLRR comes from the exons ATGCTCAACTATAAGAATCTTTTTCTGAGGCCGGGGTCGATTGACAATTCAAGCTTCCGTAAAAAAGAGCTCATCGTTCCCTCTAGACTGGCATGGGCAACTTCATGCTTCCCTGCTTGCCCGGCTGTGGTTGATATAGTAGGAAGCAAAAAGTTCCATTCTCAACAAATAAGTCTCAAAG GTTTTGGAGTGAGGGAGGTCCTGTCACTGGCTCAGGAACAGATGGAGATGAACACGGTCGTCGCAGAAAATGCAGACCACTTACATCCTACATATGAAACAACTATGGAGGCTCTTTCCTCTCTCATTACTACCAAAAGACGAGGGGATGTGCAAACAATCAGTAATAAGTATAGCAAATTAGAGAGGATGGAAATGTATGTTAAG ATTTTGGGTTTGGAAGAACCTATAGGCCGACTTAAAATCATCCATGTTGCTGGGACTAAAGGGAAG GGTTCGACATGCTCATTTTGTGAGGCAATTCTAAGAGAGAGTGGATTCAGAACTGGATTATTTACCTCGCCACACTTAATTGACGTGAGAGAAAGATTTCGTCTGGATGG GCAGGATATATCTGAAGAAAAGTTTCTCCACTACTTTTGGGAATGCTGGAACCAGCTGAAG CGGAATATCACAGATGATTTGCCTATGCCTCCACTTTTCCAGTTTCTTACTGTATTGGCCTTCAAAATTTTTGCTTGTGAAAAG GTAGATGTTGCTATCATTGAAGTTGGCCTTGGGGGTACCAGGGACTCAACAAATGTG ATCAAGAATCCTGTTGTCTGTGGTGTAAGTCCGCTTGGCATGGATCATATGGAAACGCTCG GAGATACGCTGGAGCAGATTGCTTCTCACAAAGCAGGAATCTTAAAG CCTCACGTGCCTGCATTCACGGTAACACAACCATCTGAAGCAATGGGTGTTCTTCAACAAAAGGCGAGGGATTTGATG GTCCCATTGGAAGTCGTTGCTCCTCTTGATCGTAGTAATTTAAAAGGGATAGAACTAAGCTTGTCTGGCGATCACCAATTCACGAATGCTGGTCTTGCCAGTGCACTTTGCAAAAGCTGGCTCCAGAGTACAGGGAATTGGGAAAAACTTCTCCAGCAT CCTGGCGAGGAAGACAACATACCCGATGCATTTCTTAGGGGTCTTCAAACAGCGCGTCTCTCTGGAAGGGCTGAGATTGTTCGTGACTCTACACTATCGTCTTCTGCAATGGCTAGCGAGGCTGAGAATACTTCAGGGGATCTCGTTTTTTACTTGGACGGTGCTCACAGTCCCGAAAGCATAGAGGCTTGTGCCAGGTGGTTTTCAAGTGCTGTAAAAGGAAAGACATCGAAAGAAGTTTGGGGCAATGGTGATGTTAAGGGAAAAATATCCAAAAAG ATTCTTCTGTTCAACTGTATGGATGTCAGAGATCCCCAAAGCCTTCTCCCGATACTTGTTGATACCTGTGCATCGTCGG GCACACATTTTGCAAAAGCCATTTTCGTTCCTGGCATCTCGTCTTACACGAAGGTGACTTCTGCCTCCTCCATTCCTTCAGGGATACCTCCCAAGGATTTATCTTGGCAGTTCAACCTTCAAAGAGTTTGGGAAAACATCATTCATGGAAAAG ATGCTGTTAACAAGAATCTTGAGGCGAGAATCCCAGATAGTGTTCCACCTCGCAGGTTCCTTGACAATGATGCAGCCGGTTGCAGTGCAGTGGTCTCTTCCCTGCCAATGACAATCAATTGGCTAAGGGACTGCGTGAAGATAAACCCGTCACTCAGAATTCAG GTTCTTGTCACGGGGTCGTTGCACCTGGTTGGGGATGTGTTGAAGCTACTTCGGAGATGA
- the LOC121747849 gene encoding zinc finger BED domain-containing protein RICESLEEPER 1-like: MTEKMLPKFEKYWSDFSMILTIAVVFDPRYNLQFVDFFYKKLYGPDSPQFELVKGKLFALFDEYSNSYVDNSNQARSGSATGNNVNCDFTNADSLAMVEEFNSLDVEFGLSQQQSQLELYMEEKRLDVKSNLDILNY, from the exons ATGACAGAAAAGATGCTACCAAAATTTGAGAAATATTGGTCGGATTTCAGCATGATCTTGACTATTGCTGTAGTGTTTGATCCACGTTACAATCTTCAGTTTGTGGATTTCTTTTATAAGAAGTTATATGGACCTGATTCCCCTCAGTTTGAACTAGTGAAAGGGAAGTTGTTTGCCTTATTTGATGAATATTCCAATTCTTACGTGGATAACAGTAATCAAGCTAGAAGTGGAAGTGCTACAGGTAACAATGTGAATTGTGACTTCACAAATGCAGACTCATTGGCAATGGTGGAG GAGTTTAACTCTTTggatgttgagtttggattgagCCAACAACAATCACAGTTGGAGCTGTACATGGAGGAAAAAAGATTAGATGTCAAATCCAATCTTGATATTCTTAATTATTGA